The proteins below come from a single Anaerobaca lacustris genomic window:
- a CDS encoding BrnT family toxin: protein MDDIVSIPEFEGFEWDEANAQKNWQNHGVSPSEAEQVFFRKPLLAVEDVEHSQEEQRYFVLGQTDRGRMLFIAFTIRQGAVRVVSARDMSRKEKKVYSRL, encoded by the coding sequence ATGGACGATATCGTATCCATCCCGGAATTCGAAGGGTTCGAATGGGACGAAGCGAATGCTCAGAAGAACTGGCAGAACCATGGCGTCAGCCCATCTGAGGCTGAGCAGGTGTTCTTCCGCAAACCGCTGTTGGCGGTCGAGGACGTTGAGCATTCGCAGGAGGAACAACGCTATTTTGTCCTCGGCCAGACGGACCGTGGACGAATGCTGTTCATCGCATTCACCATTCGACAAGGCGCCGTTCGCGTTGTATCTGCCAGAGATATGAGCCGAAAAGAGAAAAAGGTCTACAGCCGGCTATGA
- a CDS encoding BrnA antitoxin family protein: MRKQIPKLKNEDAEREFWARHDSTEFIDWSKAKRTLFPNLKPSTKTISLRLPESLLEALKLLANRRDVPYQSLLKIFLAERVEQEFRRSGPVGQKV; encoded by the coding sequence ATGAGAAAGCAAATACCGAAATTGAAGAATGAGGACGCCGAGCGAGAATTCTGGGCCCGGCACGACTCCACAGAGTTCATCGATTGGTCCAAGGCCAAACGTACCCTGTTTCCCAACCTCAAGCCCTCGACCAAGACGATCTCTCTACGGCTGCCGGAATCGCTCCTGGAGGCGCTGAAACTGCTGGCGAACCGACGCGACGTGCCCTATCAGTCCTTGCTCAAGATCTTCCTGGCCGAGAGAGTCGAGCAGGAGTTTCGCCGCTCCGGTCCCGTCGGTCAGAAGGTGTGA